CTGGCCGAACACGCCGCTCATTCAAGCACCTTCCCATCTCTGCCGGTCGCCCGGTACAGCGTCTCCCCACCGGGGAGCTGCTCCGTGTCCACCGGCACCGTTGGCGGGTCCCCGCCGAGCGTCGTGAACCAGCAGGCTGCGTCGACCGACCGCGCGACCGCACGTGTGGGACGGTGCAGTTCTGGCGGCAGGTTCCGTGCGAAGACGACGTCCGCGCCGGCGTACACGGAGCGGTCCGGGTCGGTCACGTCGTCGACGACGAACCGCACGCCGTCGGGAACCGGCCGCGGGTCGATGTCGGTCGCGGTCACTGCGACGCCCTCGGCGGCCAGCCTGCCGGCTACACCGGGCCGATTCCCCACCCCGACCTCGACGACAGAATCGACAGACAACAGCCGGCTGACCAGTTCTGTCTCGGGGTCGTTCACGTCGGGATATTTATGAGACGGCGTCGCATATACGTTCGCATGCACGTCGATATCGTACCCGTGGGCGAGGTCTCCGCCCAGGTAAAGCGGGAGGCCTCCGATGGATTGCGGTCCGTCTACGACTGCGAGGTCTCCATGCACGAACCACAGCCCATCCCGAAGGGTGCGTACGACGCCGACCGAGATCAGTATCGAGCCGAGGAGCTCATCGACCTCGTCCGCCGGGTCGGGGCCGGCGACAAGAACATCGGCATCACGCCGATGGACCTGTTCTACCGCCGCCGGAACTACGTCTTCGGGCTCGCCTACCTCGGTGGCTCCGGCAGCGTCATCTCGACCTATCGGCTGCAGACCTCCTCAGACGGCGGGTTCTCGAACCGCTCGGCCAGCGAAATCTTCTCGGCCCGCGTCCGGAAGGAGATCGTCCACGAGATCGGCCACACCATCGGACTGGAGCACTGTGACAACAAGCGCTGCGTGATGAACTTCTCGCCGACGGTCAGACAGGTCGACGTCAAGGAGGCGTCGCTCTGTGGTTCCTGTCAGCGTGACGTCCTCTGAGCCGGCCGGAATTCACCTAACGTGTTAGGTAACTCGGATAGGTTCTCTCATCCGCTACATGTAATTGCGATGAGTAAGAGTCAATCCCGCGACCGCGCGAAGGAACTCGGCGACATCTTCGTCTCGGTCACTGGCGGCGAATCGGTCACCGAACAGCAGAACGACGGGCCCTCCGACCGCGAACTGCGACCGGACGACGAGTTCGACGACGAGGACGTCGCCGACGGCCTCGACGACGCCGTTGCCGGTGCCGAGACGGGTGACACGTCCGACCCTGCGGCCTGAATAGCGCCACCGTCGACGCACCCTCCAACCCTCCAGAACCGGACTGTGGCACCGTTTTACTGTTTTCCGTCGACCCAGCGCCGCCAGTGTCGCTCAGATGCTGAACTCGAAGAGTTCGTCGCCGACGTGGTGGATGGACTGGACGACCTTGCCGCTCTCGCCGACCATGTCGTCGCCGTCGGTCATCGCCCGGCCGACGGCGAGGAACTTCCCGTGGGTCTCCTCGTTGATGGCGACCAGGTCGCCCTCGCTGATGTCGGCGTCGGCCTCGGTGATTCCCGGTCGCATGATGTCCGCGCCGTCGGAGACGAACGAGATGGCGCCGGCGTCGACGGTCACGACGTGTTTCTGTGGGGGATGGGCGTTCGCGCCCTGGACGGTGAGGAACGGCTCCTCATCTATGTAGAGCACGAGCGGGTCCCCGTCCACGAGGACGACGTCCCAGTCGCTGTCCGCGAACTCGACCTTCTCGAAACTGTCGGCGTCCAGCTCGACGCCGAGGTTGGCCGAGAGCGCGTCGGTGATGCTGCCGACCTCGTCCGAACGGAGATGGTGGCGGGATTTGACTTCCATACCCGTGTCTGTGCGGGGCCGGCGGGTAAGCGTAACGAACCCGCGGAGCCTTTTGTTCGGCGGCGCCATAACCCGTGTATGCGCGTCGTCACCCTGCTGCCCTCGGCGACAGAAATCGTCTACGCCCTGGGTGTTTCCCCCGTCGGCGTCTCCCACGAGTGTGACTACCCGCCGGCCGCCAGAGAGCAACCCGCGGTCAACCGCTCGCGGGTCGACCCCGACGCCTCGAGCAGTGACATCAACGAGCAGGTCGCGGCCGCCGAGGCGGGCGACGGGGTCTATGCCGTCGACCGCGAGACGCTGGCCGACCTCGCCCCGGACCTCGTCGTCACCCAGGGCGTCTGTGACGTCTGTGCCGTCGACCACGTCCAGGTCGCCGACGCCGTCGCCGACCTCGGCCTCGACTGCGAGGTGCTGACGCTCGACGTCCACAGCCTCGACGACCTCTTCGAGTCCATCCACCGCGTCGGGGCGGCCATCGACCGGCCCGACCGGGCAGTCGACCTCGTCGCCGACCTCCGCGAACGCGTGGCAGCGGTCGAACAGACCGCGGCCCGTGCCACCGAGACGCCCAGCGTCGCCGTCCTCGACTGGCTCGACCCGGTGATGGTCGCCGGCCACTGGATTCCCGAGCTGGTCGAACTGGCCGGCGGTCGCTACGAGATGGCCGAACACGGCGCTCACTCCCGGCCCCGCGAGTGGACCGAGGTTCGCGAGTACGACCCCGAAGTGCTGGTCGCCGCGCCCTGTGGGTTCGACGTCGCCCAGACCAGCGAGAACCTCGACGATTTGACCGAGCGACCGGGGTTCGACGACCTCCGGGCCGTCCGCGAGGGGCGCGCCGCCGTGATGGACGGCCACCACTTCGTCAACCGCTCGGGGCCACGGCTGGTCGAGACCCTGGAGTACCTGGCCGCGCTCCTCCATCCGGACCTGTTCGACGCGCCGCCGGGCGACGCCGTGCGTGACCTGGCGACGCTGCGCGCCTAGAGCGTCGAGAGCGCGACGTAGACGTTGCCCGCGATGACGAGCGTCCCCGCGGCGATGACGGCGACGAACCAGGCCCGCCACAGGGGCACCGACTCGACGATGTCGCGGCACTCGAGTAAGACCACGCCGACGAACAGGACGACGGCTCCCTTCACCAGCGGAATCAACAGCGGTTCTATCGAGAACAGGAGCCGGAGCCACGGGTTCTGCTCGTGCCTGATGCCGACGGCCTCGGCCGCCAGCAGCGTCGAGACGGCGTCACCGAAGCCCCAGACGAGCACCACCGCGAACACGAGCTCTACGTACCCCGGTCGGACCACTCGCGAGAGGAGCGCTGCGGGACGGCTGACGTCGGCTTGAGGGCGTGACATGGGGGCGGGACTGTCTACCCCCGCTACGGACCGAACTGGCATAACTCTCTACGGTCTTCGCGCCGGCGACGGCCGTCTGTCAGTCGCCCGTCAGCGAACACTGCCCGTCGTAGCTGGCCTCGCTGACCGTCTCGATGACGGGGTCCGCCCCGCAGACCGGGCATTCCGAGCGTTTCGTTACCGGCACCTCGTCGACGTGCATCTCGCCGGCGTCGTAGACCAGCAGGCGGCCGTCGAGCGACTCGCCGTAGTCCATCGCGAGTTTGATGACCTCCGTCGCCTGCATACAGCCGATAGTCCCCGGGAGGACGCCCAGTACCCCGGCGGTCGCGCAGTCCGGGACGGTCCCCTCCGGCGGCGCTTCGGGGAACAGACACCGGTAACAGGGTCCCTCGCCGGTGAAGGTCGTCACCTGCCCCTCGAAGCGGAAGACGGCGCCGTGCGAGAAGGGGACGCCCGCGAGCGTGCAGGCGTCGTTGACGAGAAATCTGGTAGGGAAGTTGTCCGAGGCGTCGACGACGATGTCGTAGGACTCGACGAGGTCCGGCGCGTTCCCGGTCGTGAACCGCGTCTGGTGCTGTTCGACGGTGACGTCCGGGTTGAGGTCGGTGACGAACGCTGCGGCGCTCTCGACTTTCGGCCGGCCCACGTCGCTATCGGCGTGGATGACCTGGCGCTGGAGGTTCGACCGCTCGACCACGTCGTCGTCGACGATACCCAGCGTCCCGACGCCGGCGGCCGCGAGGTACTGCAGGACCGGCGACCCGAGGCCCCCGGCGCCGACGACGAGCACCGACGACTCCAACAGCGCCGCCTGTCCCTCGGGCCCCACCCCGTCCATGATGACGTGCCGCGAGTAGCGGTCGAGCTGTTCGGGGTCGAGGTTCGGGCGCATACGGCCCGTTGACCGTCGAGCAAGATAAATCGCGGGATGGGCCTGTTCGGCCGGTTCAGTTGTTGCGCTGGAGGTCCGCGACCATGTCGTCCATCCGCCGGTTGATGTCGGCGACCCGGTCGGTCTGCGCGACGGCGTCGTCGGCGATCTCTGCCGTGCTCTCGGCGATCTCCTCGGCAGCGTCGGTGGCCTGGTCGACCATGCTCGCGACCTCCTCGGTGGAGGCCGCCTGCTGGTCGGTCGCCGTCGCGACCTCCTCGATACCGTGGTTGACCTCTTTGACGGTGTCGCCGATCTCGGTCAGAATCTCGGTCGACTCCTCGACGGTGTCGATGCCCGCCTCTATCTCCTCGTTGCTCGCCTCGAGGCTCTCGACGGCGTTCCTCGTGTCGTCCTGGATGCCGTCGATCATCCCCTCGATGGTCGTCGCCTGCTCCTGGGACTCCTCGGCGAGGCTCTTGACCTCGTCGGCGACGACGGCGAACCCTTCGCCGGCCTCGCCGGCCCGCGCGGCCTCGATGGAGGCGTTCAGCGCGAGCATGTTGGTCTGGTCGGCGATGTCGTTGATGACGTCGACGATGGCGTCGATCTCCTCGACGCTCGCCTGGATGGTCCTGACGTCCTCGGCGACGCTGTCGGCGGCCGTCTGGATGCTCTCCATAGCCTCGTGGACGTCCTCGGCGTTGCCCTGGCCGCGCTCGGCGAGCTCCTTCGCCTCGCGGGCGGCCGCCGAGACCTCCTCGGAGGAGGAGGCGATTTCTTCGACGGACGCAGAGAGGTTCGACACCTCGCTCGCCACCTCGGACATCCCCTCGTACTGTTCGGCCGCCTGCTGGCGGATGTCGTCGGTCTCCTCGGCGATGTCGACCGAGGAGTCCTCCAGCTCGGCCAGCCCGGTCTGTATCTCGCTCGCGGCATCGTGGTCGTAGCCTGCCTGCCGGTCGATGTCTGCTGCGACGTCGCTCTGGATATCGGCGTCGATGTCGTCGTCGATATCTGCGTCGGTCGCGATCTCCGTCGTACCCAGGCCAGTATCGCTCATTGTGCCCGGATCTGACCGTTGCGACTTAAAAAAGGGTGTACCAAACGCTATCGTCGCTGATACTGGCCCCGTCAGCAGTCGTACAGGTCGCGGTACTTCTCGTCGGCGTACTCGACGAAGTAGTCGGCGCTGAACGCCTCGCCGGTCGCTTCCTCGATGAGGTCGTCGGTCGTGTACCGAGCGCCGTGGCGGTGGATGTGTTCGGTCAGCCACTCGTGGATGGGGCCGAACTCGCCGGCGCGAACAGTTCCGTCGAAGTCGTCGACGTCCGCATCGACGTGGTGGGCCAGTTGCGCGGCCAGCACGGACCCAAGCGAGTAGGTCGGGAAGTAGCCGATGGCGCCGTTCGTCCAGTGGATGTCCTGGAGACAGCCCTCGGCGTCGGTGTCGGGGCGGACGCCCAGGTACTGTTCCATCTTGTCGTTCCACACCTGCGGGACTTCCTCGACTTCGAGGTCGCCACGGATGAGGTCGCGCTCGATTTCGAACCGAAGCACGATGTGCATGTGGTAGGTCAGTTCGTCGGCTTCGACGCGGATGAGGTTGTCATCGTACACCTCGTTTGCGGCCTCGTAGAACTCGCGGGGCGTGGCGTCGGTCCCGAGGTGGTCGTTGACCGTGGGGGCAAAGAGGTCCCAGAAGGGCCGGGAGCGACCGACGTGGTTCTCCCAGAAGCGCGACTGGGACTCGTGGACCGACAGGTCGCGGTTGTCCCCCAGCGGCGTGCCGTACTCCTCGCGGGGGAGGCCCTGCGTGTAGGTCGCGTGCCCGAACTCGTGGATGGTCGAGCCCAGCGCGTCCAGCGGGTCGTCGGGCGTGAACCGGGTCGTCACGCGCGCGTCGAACTGGGTCCCCGTGGAGAACGGATGGGGCGCGGTGTCGAGGCGGCCGCGGTCCCAGTCGTAGCCCAGCGTGTCGAGGGCCGCTTCGACAAGCGCGTGTTGCGTGTCGTCGTCGTATGTTCCCTCGAAGGGACTTGCGAGGGTCACGTCGCTGGCGGCGATGTCGTCGATAAGCGGGACGAGTTCCTCGCGGAGCGTCGTCAGCACCGCCTCGGCGGTGTCGATGCCCAGATACGGCTCGTACTCCTCGAACAGCACCTCGTAGGGGTCCCGGTCGGGGTCGATGGCTTCGGCGTACTCCCGGCGCAGGTCGACCATCTCCCGGAGGGTGTCGGCGAAGGCGTCGAAGTCGTCGTCGGCCTTGGCCTCCTTCCAGACCGGCAGGGCGTTCGAGGACGCCTCCGAGAGACGCTCGACGAGGTCCGACGGGACTCGAACCGCGCGCTCGTGGTCCCGGCGTACCTCGCGGACGACGGCTTCCTGTTCGGCGTCGAGGTCCGCGTCCCCGAGCTCGTCGAGCCACCCGGCCAGCTGGTCGTCGGTCAGCAGCTCGTGGTGTAGCGTCGAGATGGCCGACGACTGCTTCGCGCGGGCGGGCGTCCCCGCGTCCGGCATCATCACCTGCTGGTCCCACTGCAGGACGCCGCCGGCGTCGCCGACGTAGTGGAGCCGCTTGACGTGGTCGATGAACGCCTCGTACGTCGATTCGACGTCCTCGCTGGTTGTTGCCATGCCCCCACGTTAGTGCGGCGACACTAAAGGGCCGACGCAGGCGGAAAGGCGTGCGCGCATTCCCTCAGTCGGCCGGCCACTCTCTCGCGACCTGCTCGTAGATGGCCCGACAGCGCTCCAGCACAGCGAGCGAGACGCTCTCGTCGGCGGTGTGGGCCTCGCCCGGTTCGGCCGCGCCCAGGACCACACACTGGGTGCCGGCCTGCGAGAGCCACCCCGCGTCGGTCGCGTGAGGCTTGACGACGTGTTCGGGCAGCTCGGCCTGATTGTCCGTGGCCGCGTCCAGCACGAACTCGGCGAAGTTGGTGTCCTCGCACGCCATCGGCGGGAGGTCCTGGTCGACTTGCCAGGTGACCCCCGCTATGTCTTCGACTCGGTCCAACGGCGCACGCTCGCCGGGAACGGTCCGCTCGTCCACCGTCGCCTCGCAGCGCTCGGGGATGACGTTCCACGCCGACCCGCCGTCGATTTCGGTGACTGCGACGCTCCCGGAGAGGTGGTGGCCCAGTACCTCTGTCTCCGGGAACGCCAGGTCGCGAACGACGTCGACGGCATCCGTCGCGCGGTAGATGGCGTTCTCACCGGCCTCGGTCTCGCTGGCGTGGGCGGCCGCCCCCTCCGCGACGATGGTCGACCCGCGCCGGCCCTTGTGGGCGACGGCGACGTCTGTGACTCCCGGCGCGGAGTACCCCGTCGACCCCTCGCCGACGACGGCGTAGTCCGGCGAAAAGCCGTCCTCGATGGCCGCCTGACAACCCAGGCCCCCCTGCTCCTCGCCGACGAAGGAGGCGAAGACCAGTTCCGCCCCGTCCAGGGGGTCGGCGTCGCGGAACGCCAGCATCGCCGCAGCGACGCAGCCCTTCATGTCGGCGGTACCGCGACCGTACAGGCGTCCGTCGCGCTCCTCGACGAGGTAGTGGCCGTCGTCGTCGACCTGCGAGTCGTCCGGCGGGACGACGTCGTGGTGGCCGACCAGCGCGAGCGATGTCTCGCCATCGCCGCGCCGCGCCAGGACGTTCCCGTGGTCGTCGCGGGCCACCGCGGCGTCGGTGTGGGTCCGGAGCCACTCCTCGACGTAGTCGCCAGCGGCGGTCTCGTCCTCGTGACTCCCCGTCGCGACCAGTTCTCTCGTGAGTTCGGTGAGGTCCATACCGGACGCTCTCGGGCCATCGGTTTGTGTCTTGCTCGAAAACGAGTCAGTCAGTCGTCGTTCGGAAGCGGGCCCACGAAGTTCAGGCCGTACCTTGCACCGACGGTGTAGATTCCTTCGGAAACCCCCGTATCAGGACCCTTATCAATCGACGGTATCGTATCAGTGGTATGGAAATCGTACCGGACACGAGCGTGGTCGTCGACGGCCGCGTGTCCGAACAGGTCGAAGCCGACGCTGACCCTGATTCACCGGAGAGCGGCAAGGGCTTTGCCGGCGCGACGGTGGTCATGCCGGAGGCCGTCGTCGGCGAACTCGAAGCACAGGCCAACGACGGCCGACAGACCGGCTGGGAGGGCCTCGAGGAGCTCCGGCGGCTGGTCGAACTCGCCGAGGACGGACTCATCGAGGTCGAGTACGTCGGTCGGCGGCCCGACGCCGTGGAGAAACGCGACGCCGGCGAGGGTGAAATCGACGCGCTCATCCGCGACGTGGCCGACGACCGCGGCGCGGTCCTGGTCACGAGCGACGACGTCCAGGCCGAGGTGGCTCGCGCGAAGGGTATCCGGGTCGAGTACATCGAACCGCGGGGTCGCTCGGTCGACCACCTCCAGATCGAGAACTTCTTCGACGAGGCGACGATGAGCGTCCACCTGAAAGTGGGCGTCGCCCCGTTCGCGAAGAAGGGCGACATCGGCGACATGCACTACCAGCCGATTCGCGACGAGAAGGCAACGGAGGCCGAACTTCGCGAGTACGCCGCCGACATCGAAGACAGCACCCGCGGGTCGCCCGACGGCTTCGTCGAACTCGACGAGCCGGGGATGACCATCATCCAGTTCCGCGACCTCCGTATCGCCATCGCCCGCCCGCCGTTCTCGGACGCACTCGAAATCACGGCCGTCCGACCCATCGTCAAGACCGAACTCGACGACTACGAGTACGCCGACGAACTGCGTGACCGGTTCACCGAACACCAGCGCGGCGTCCTCATCTCCGGATCGCCCGGCGCGGGGAAGTCGACGTTCGCCCAGGCCGTCGCGGAGTTCCTGGTCGACGCCGACTACTCGGTCAAGACGATGGAGAAGCCACGGGACCTCCAGGTCGGCCCGAACGTCACCCAGTACACCGCCCTCGACGGGTCGATGGAGAAGACCGCCGACTCCCTGTTGATGGTCCGGCCCGACTACACCATCTACGACGAGGTCAGGAAGACCGACGACTTCGAGGTCTTCGCCGACATGCGTCTCGCGGGCGTCGGGATGGTCGGCGTCGTCCACGCGACCCGCGCTATCGACGCACTCCAGCGCCTCATCGGCCGGGTCGAACTCGGCCTCATCCCGCAGATCGTCGACACTGTCGTCTACATCGAGGCCGGGCAGGTCCACACCGTCTACGACGTCACGACCGAGGTCAAGGTCCCCGCGGGCCTCATGGAGGAGGACCTGGCCCGCCCGGTCATCATGGTCAAGGACTTCGCGACCGACGCGCCAGCCTTCGAGATCTACACGTTCAACAACCAGGTCGTCACCGTCCCGCTGGACGACGACGACGATGGCGAGGACTCCGGCGTCGACCGCCTCGCCAAGCAGGAGGTCGAACGAGAGATTCGCTCCATCGCGCGCGGCCACGTCGAGGTGGAACTGCGCGGCCCGAACACCGCCGTGGTGTGGGTCGAGGACGACGACATCTCGCAGGTCATCGGCAAGGGCGGCGGCCGCATCACCGACGTGGAGAACCGCCTCGGTATCGACATCGACGTCCGGACCTTCGAGGAACGGCCCAGCGGCCCCTCGGGCGGTCCGCAGACCGACGCCGGCGGCAAGCAGGGCGAAATCGTCCAGCCCGAGGTGACGTCCCGGCACATCATCGTCCCGCTGGACGGCCACTCGGGCGACACCGTCGAGGTACAGGCCGACGGTGAGTACCTCTTTACGGCGACCGTCTCCCGTGGGGGCGAGATACAGGTCTCGCGCGGGTCGGGCATCGCCGAGGAGTTGGAACGGGCCATCGACCGTGGGAACACCATCACCGTGGTCCCGTCGTAGACGCGAGCCAGCGCACCGCACGAAACCGGGACTATCCTTTAACCTGCTTCGGCGCCTAGAGATAGCAACCAGATGCTGGAAGACGAGTTCGGTCGCGAGGTCACCGGCGTCCGCGTCTCGCTGACCGACCGGTGTAACTTCGACTGCGTCTACTGCCACAACGAGGGGCTGGGCGACACGCGCGGCCCGATGGACCCACAGGACGACGAACTCGGGACCGACGCTGTCGTCCGGTTTCTCGAAGTCGCCCACGACTTTGGCGTCGGTGCGGTGAAGTTCACCGGCGGCGAACCGATGCTCAGAGACGACCTCGAAGCCATCGTTCGGCGCACGCCCGACGACATGGCGGTGTCGATGACGACCAACGGCACCTTCCTCCCGGGCCGGGCCGAGGGGCTCGTCGATGCGGGGCTCGACCGCGTCAACGTCTCGCAGGACGCGCTGGACGCCGAGGCGTTCGCCGAACTCACGCAGAGCGGCGCGTACGACCGGGTCCTCGAAGGCGTCGAGGCGGCCCTCGACGCGGGACTCGCGCCGGTGAAACTCAACATGGTCGTCTTCGAGCCGACGGCGGGCTACGTCCCGGGGATGGTCGACCACGTCGCCGAGAACGACGGGCTCCAGCTGCAGCTCATCGAGTACATGCCGGAGCTCGCGGGCCACCCGGAGTGGGCCGTCGACATCCAGCGGGTTCACGACTGGCTCGAGGCCCAGGCCGACCACGTCGAGACCCGCGCGATGCACGACCGGAAGCGCTACTTCGTCAGCAGCGAGGCGGCCGCGCGAGCCGAGAACGGGACCGTGGCGGCCGCCGACGGCGGTGGCGATGCCGCCGGGCTGGGGATGGTCGAGATTGTCGACCCTGTCGGGAACGCCGACTTCTGTGCGAACTGCCACCGGGTCCGGCTCACGCACGACGGCTACCTCAAGGGGTGTCTGAACCGCAACGACGACCTCGTCGCCATCGGCGAGACGAAGGCCTCGATGCGCGAGGCCTTCCGGACGACCGTCGCCGAGCGGGTCCCCTACTATGGCGAGTACATGATCGAAGAGGACGGCGAGTGGACGTTCAACGAGGCCTACCGGGACAGCGAGGGCGACCGGACGCCCTACGAGTACTCGAAGGACGACTGAGAGGGGGTATCGGAGTCGTTCAGCGAGTCGCTCCCGAGAGGTGGAATTTCTGTCGCGAGCAAATCCGCGAGCGACCGAAACGGAATCCGTGCCCAAGGAGATCTCCTCCCGTTCAAATTCGGGAGACGCCACCCAACCACCAGCACTGAACCCTGAAAGCCGCCTATGTGTAGCTATCGACGAGTGCCGAGACCTCGTCGATGTAGTTCTCGCGGACTCGTCGGTTCGACATCTCCTGGACGTGCGTCGACGTCTGGTCGATACTCGGGCTCGTTCCGAGCGGTCGGTCCACGAGGTCGTACTGCGAGATCAGTTCGACCGGCCCCTCGACCGCTTCGAGGTTGTCGATGACGGCGTCGATCGCTCCCCGGATCTCGGTCCGCTCGGCGAAGTCGGGGCACCGGGTTATCCACCCGCGGTCGTTATCGTGTTCGTACGCGGCCCATATATCCGCCTCGAAGAATCTCGTCTCGCCCCGGTATTCGATGTTCGAGGCGTCATCGTCCTTGACGTAGATTGCGTACTCGGGCGCTTCCTGATCGAGACCGAAGATCGAGAAGAAATCGTCCCACTCGGTCGGCAAGTCGTCGAGCTGACCGGTCAACGCGACGTCCCACACGTGTGTACTGGCGGTCGTGTGCTCGTCGCGCCAGGCGTCGAGACGGGTCTCGTCTACGAAGACGGGGATCGAATTTCGACCGATCCCTTCGTACAGGCCGGCGTAGTAGACGCCTTCCATCGGCTCCAGGCGGACGACCGGTTGTCCCGAGCCGATGCTGACGAGCGCGTCGATACTGGCTGGAGCCTCCGTCGAAAGTGCGTCTCTGAACTCGAAGTGCCGCTGTTTGATGAGCCGCGGATCCCCGAAGATCATCGGAGCGTACAGAGAGAGCGTCCCTTCGACCGTAACGTAGGTCCCGGTATCGAGCGTGTCCCGACGGTGTGCGTTCCAGAACTCCTTGACACCGCCGATTTCGTCGACACCTCCGTCCAGGACGACGGATTTCCGCTGGTGATAGGCACTCGCGGCGTTGACCCCCAACGTCAGTGCCCCGAGCGTCGCCGAGATCGGATCGACCATACCGTAGGCTAACAGACGGTACCATTTAACAGCAACCGATATCGATGCCGAACTGCGATACTGCGTCACCATCCCCACCCTCGTGAAGGTCAGTGAACAGGGAGTCAGTATCGTGTTCTCTCCAGCAGTTCGAGTCTGCAAGCGACAGAGATTCGAACACCGCTGCCGGTCGAACGACTCGTTCGGTCTGCCCGGCTCCGATGAACCCTCTGACTACGGCTCCAGGCTGTCGATCGACCGTTCGAGAGCACTGACACCCGGTTTTTCTACTCTCTCTGGGGCCGCGTATACGCCGACACGCTGGGTCCCGAGCGAAACGAACCCGAGCCCGAGTTTTTCGGCGGTCGACTGAAGCCCGAGTCCCGCATCCGCCTGTCCGGCGAGGACCTTCCGGGCCGGACTCTCGTGTGCGTTCGTCGTCAGCCCGTAGCCCGAGATGGCGGC
This DNA window, taken from Haloarcula ordinaria, encodes the following:
- the moaA gene encoding GTP 3',8-cyclase MoaA; this translates as MLEDEFGREVTGVRVSLTDRCNFDCVYCHNEGLGDTRGPMDPQDDELGTDAVVRFLEVAHDFGVGAVKFTGGEPMLRDDLEAIVRRTPDDMAVSMTTNGTFLPGRAEGLVDAGLDRVNVSQDALDAEAFAELTQSGAYDRVLEGVEAALDAGLAPVKLNMVVFEPTAGYVPGMVDHVAENDGLQLQLIEYMPELAGHPEWAVDIQRVHDWLEAQADHVETRAMHDRKRYFVSSEAAARAENGTVAAADGGGDAAGLGMVEIVDPVGNADFCANCHRVRLTHDGYLKGCLNRNDDLVAIGETKASMREAFRTTVAERVPYYGEYMIEEDGEWTFNEAYRDSEGDRTPYEYSKDD